The Populus alba chromosome 6, ASM523922v2, whole genome shotgun sequence genome contains a region encoding:
- the LOC118053157 gene encoding RNA-binding protein Y14A isoform X2, which yields MVEEDNGDVVMTEQSRGRGRERRKGRGLRLGGRGGSRQQTLLHEEEEEEEGGNDRNVLQLFTPLRSVEGWSVLLRGVHEEAQEDDILTLFGVYGHINNLHLNLDRCTGFLKGYALIEYENFMEAQAAISGMNGTKLFFRIISVDWAFSTGPFEGRRSFDTHRSRSPRRHQA from the exons ATGGTAGAAGAAGACAACGGCGACGTCGTGATGACGGAACAGtcaagaggaagaggaagagaaaggcGCAAAGGCAGAGGTCTCAGACTCGGAGGACGAGGAGGATCAAGGCAACAGACATTActccatgaagaagaagaagaggaagagggtgGGAATGACCGAAATGTCCTTCAACTCTTCACTCCTCTTCGCT CTGTAGAGGGTTGGAGTGTTTTGTTGCGTGGAGTGCATGAAGAAGCACAAGAAGATGATATTCTCACTCTATTTGGTGTTTATGGCCACATCAACAACTTGCATCTCAATCTTGATCGCTGCACCGGATTTCTTAAG GGGTATGCTCTGATAGAATATGAGAACTTTATGGAAGCTCAAGCTGCTATATCTGGAATGAATGGGACCAAACTCTTCTTTCGGATCATCTCTGTTGACTGGGCTTTCAGCACCGGTCCTTTCGAAGGGAGGAG ATCATTTGACACACACCGTTCAAGGAGCCCAAGGAGACACCAAGCTTAG
- the LOC118053155 gene encoding zeatin O-xylosyltransferase has translation MAMANRQQHQPSHGITKQAQVVVVMVPFPAQGHLNQLLQLSRLILSHNIQVRYVGAATHNRQAKQRVHGWDPDAAANIHFHDVEIPPFRCPPPNPNAKIKFPSQLQPAFNASSHLTEPVSMLLRALSRKARKVIVIHDSLMASVIQEARLLPNVVSYIFHSVSAFAVSLYAWEQQGKIIEENELFPRDIPSLEGCFTAEFADFVSCQYNNYQKFNSGCVYNTCKLVEGGYMDFLEKETLKEGNKHWALGPFNPVTIPERSKKKKFCLDWLDKKARNSVIYVSFGTTTALDDEQIKELAIGLRESKRNFVWVLRDADKGDVFSGEERSAELPEGYEDSVDGIGLVVRDWAPQLEILAHPATGGFMSHCGWNSCMESITMGVPIAAWPMHSDQPRNTVLITKILKIGVVVKEWELRDEVVTSKIVESAVKKLMASTEGDEMRRRAAEMGESVRGSVAEGGVSRMEMESFIAHITS, from the coding sequence ATGGCTATGGCAAACCGACAGCAGCACCAACCAAGCCATGGCATAACTAAACAAGCACAAGTTGTTGTAGTCATGGTGCCCTTTCCAGCACAAGGCCATCTCAACCAGCTCCTCCAACTTTCCAGGCTCATCCTCTCCCATAACATCCAGGTCCGCTATGTCGGCGCCGCCACCCACAATCGTCAGGCCAAGCAGCGCGTGCACGGTTGGGATCCTGACGCCGCCGCGAATATCCATTTCCATGATGTTGAGATCCCTCCTTTTCGTTGCCCTCCTCCCAATCCAAATGCCAAAATCAAGTTCCCTTCTCAATTGCAACCTGCCTTCAATGCCTCGTCTCATCTTACAGAGCCCGTTTCAATGCTTTTACGTGCACTTTCTCGCAAAGCAAGAAAGGTTATTGTAATTCATGACTCTCTAATGGCGTCTGTGATTCAAGAAGCTCGTTTACTCCCTAATGTAGTGTCTTACATTTTCCATAGTGTATCTGCTTTTGCTGTTTCCTTGTATGCATGGGAACAGCAAGGGAAGATTATAGAGGAAAATGAGTTGTTTCCACGGGATATTCCTTCTCTTGAAGGGTGTTTTACTGCCGAGTTTGCAGATTTTGTCTCTTGTCAATACAATAATTACCAAAAGTTCAACTCTGGCTGTGTTTACAACACTTGTAAACTGGTAGAAGGTGGTTACATGGATTTTCTTGAGAAAGAAACACTCAAGGAAGGCAATAAGCACTGGGCTCTAGGGCCTTTCAATCCAGTGACAATACCTGAGAgatcaaaaaagaagaaattttgcTTGGACTGGCTTGATAAAAAAGCAAGAAACTCAGTCATTTACGTGTCGTTTGGGACGACGACAGCCTTGGATGATGAACAGATCAAGGAGCTGGCAATTGGGTTGAGAGAAAGCAAACGAAATTTCGTCTGGGTACTAAGAGATGCTGATAAAGGAGATGTTTTCAGCGGAGAAGAGAGAAGTGCAGAACTCCCAGAAGGGTACGAGGATTCAGTGGACGGGATAGGACTGGTGGTGAGAGACTGGGCACCCCAGCTAGAGATTTTAGCCCACCCGGCAACGGGAGGGTTTATGAGTCACTGTGGATGGAATTCTTGCATGGAAAGTATTACCATGGGAGTGCCAATTGCTGCTTGGCCTATGCACTCAGATCAACCAAGAAACACTGTTCTAATAACAAAAATCCTCAAGATTGGAGTTGTAGTCAAGGAATGGGAGCTAAGAGATGAGGTTGTAACGTCAAAGATTGTTGAAAGTGCTGTGAAAAAGCTAATGGCATCGACAGAAGGTGATGAGATGAGAAGGAGAGCAGCAGAAATGGGGGAGTCCGTGCGAGGATCCGTGGCGGAAGGAGGAGTTTCTCGTATGGAGATGGAATCCTTCATTGCTCATATCACTAGTTAA
- the LOC118053157 gene encoding RNA-binding protein Y14A isoform X1 gives MVEEDNGDVVMTEQSRGRGRERRKGRGLRLGGRGGSRQQTLLHEEEEEEEGGNDRNVLQLFTPLRSVEGWSVLLRGVHEEAQEDDILTLFGVYGHINNLHLNLDRCTGFLKGYALIEYENFMEAQAAISGMNGTKLFFRIISVDWAFSTGPFEGRRSAWFHELSFAIAIFGVSLTCHSRFTSSFPDVV, from the exons ATGGTAGAAGAAGACAACGGCGACGTCGTGATGACGGAACAGtcaagaggaagaggaagagaaaggcGCAAAGGCAGAGGTCTCAGACTCGGAGGACGAGGAGGATCAAGGCAACAGACATTActccatgaagaagaagaagaggaagagggtgGGAATGACCGAAATGTCCTTCAACTCTTCACTCCTCTTCGCT CTGTAGAGGGTTGGAGTGTTTTGTTGCGTGGAGTGCATGAAGAAGCACAAGAAGATGATATTCTCACTCTATTTGGTGTTTATGGCCACATCAACAACTTGCATCTCAATCTTGATCGCTGCACCGGATTTCTTAAG GGGTATGCTCTGATAGAATATGAGAACTTTATGGAAGCTCAAGCTGCTATATCTGGAATGAATGGGACCAAACTCTTCTTTCGGATCATCTCTGTTGACTGGGCTTTCAGCACCGGTCCTTTCGAAGGGAGGAGGTCTGCTTGGTTTCATGAATTATCATTTGCTATAGCTATATTTGGTGTTAGCCTAACCTGTCACAGCAGATTTACCTCTTCTTTTCCGGATGTGGTCTAA